Proteins from a genomic interval of Dama dama isolate Ldn47 chromosome 1, ASM3311817v1, whole genome shotgun sequence:
- the LOC133056290 gene encoding olfactory receptor 8K3-like codes for MAWMDKQNQTMPAEFILTGITDRPELQAPFFVLFLTIYAVSAVGILGMIVLTKVDSKLQTPMYFFLRNLAFIDLGYSTSVGPKMLVNFVADQNTISYHWCATQLTFFNLFIISELFILSAMAYDRYVAICNPLLYTVVMSPRVCWVLVAVPYVYSASVSLITTIKIFLSSFCGHNIISHFYCDSLPLLTLLCSGTWEIELFILVCSAFNLVSSLLIVLVSYILILKAILKMNTTQGRQKVFSTCGSHLAVVVVLYATLAFVYMQPKASHSFDTDKMASVFFTLVIPMLNPMIYSLRNKEVKGALRRVWKNLCKIPI; via the coding sequence ATGGCCTGGATGGACAAACAAAATCAAACGATGCCTGCTGAATTCATCCTCACAGGAATCACAGACCGGCCTGAGCTGCAGGCTCCCTTCTTTGTGCTGTTCCTCACCATCTATGCAGTGTCGGCAGTGGGAATCTTGGGCATGATCGTTCTCACCAAGGTGGACTCCAAGCTACAGAcacccatgtacttctttctcagaAACCTGGCTTTCATCGATCTGGGCTATTCCACATCTGTGGGACCCAAAATGCTGGTAAATTTCGTAGCTGATCAAAACACAATCTCTTACCATTGGTGTGCTACGCAGCTGACTTTCTTCAACTTGTTCATCATCAGTGAACTCTTCATCCTGTCGGCAATGGCCTATGACCGTTACGTGGCCATCTGCAACCCTCTGCTCTACACAGTAGTGATGTCACCGAGAGTATGCTGGGTGCTGGTCGCCGTCCCCTATGTTTACAGCGCCTCCGTTTCTCTGATAACTACCATCAAGATATTTCTTTCATCCTTCTGTGGCCATAACATCATCAGTCATTTCTACTGTGACAGTCTCCCCTTGCTAACTTTGCTGTGCTCAGGCACATGGGAAATCGAGCTGTTCATACTGGTCTGTTCCGCGTTTAATTTGGTTTCATCTCTCCTGATAGTCCTTGTGTCTTACATACTGATCCTTAAGGCCATCCTAAAAATGAACACTACACAGGGCAGGCAGAAGGTTTTCTCCACCTGTGGCTCTCACCTGGCAGTGGTAGTTGTACTATACGCCACGCTAGCCTTTGTGTACATGCAGCCCAAGGCCAGCCACTCTTTTGATACTGACAAAATGGCCTCGGTATTTTTCACTTTGGTCATACCCATGCTGAACCCTATGATCTACAGCTTGAGGAACAAGGAAGTAAAAGGTGCTCTGCGCAGGGTGTGGAAAAATCTCTGCAAAATCCCCATATAG